The Corylus avellana chromosome ca11, CavTom2PMs-1.0 genome contains the following window.
GCATCCGTTGTTGCGGGTGAGCACGACAGTGGCACGGTCACGTCCCGGGTCAGTCGATTTGCAGTCAGCAATGGGGCTGCTAACGAGAACCGACTGGCACATTTGGTCCTCGTGGTCATCTTCCACCAAGATGTTGTATGTTCCTTTCGAGTCTGTCTCTCCTTCAACGCTGTACATCAGCTTCATACTTTTCCTATCTTTGCACTCAATTCTAACCCTTGCACCTAAAAACCatgcatcatcatcataataattaaccaacgattataaatttaattaatatacgtTATatgtgatcatatatatatatatgttaaagtatataaaaatataaagagaaaatgcTAGAAAGAAAGATacagattaaggtggttcgacCTATGGCCTACGTCCACACGTTAAAGCATTTTCTTTGTTACATCTTTCCTTTCACTTGATcaaaattgtacaataaaatgacatatttatagttgaatgaggccaaTAATACAATAAGtacataattaatatataacttATGATAATCAAGAaagttacataatcaatatataacatatgagaattaagagagttacataataaatatataattctcTTATATAAGAGaattataagtaaataatacattaatttgaTTCAAAACAACTATTATACGTCATCTTCAGATGTTTCAATGTATTACCGGGAATGTAAGTGGTGGCGGAGGTCTCAAACCCGCAGCGGCAAGTGTCGCAGTAGACACGTCCTCTGACGCGGAAGGGGTTCCCCTGTGGGTGCGCGGAAACAAGCGCTGCTGGGAGGACGAGACACAGTGCCATTGCCAACAACAAAAACAGACTGCTACA
Protein-coding sequences here:
- the LOC132164891 gene encoding protein DOWNSTREAM OF FLC-like, whose product is MARSCSSLFLLLAMALCLVLPAALVSAHPQGNPFRVRGRVYCDTCRCGFETSATTYIPGARVRIECKDRKSMKLMYSVEGETDSKGTYNILVEDDHEDQMCQSVLVSSPIADCKSTDPGRDRATVVLTRNNGCLNDQRFANAMGFLKDQPLSGCTQLLKKYLESDDQ